Proteins encoded by one window of Lycium barbarum isolate Lr01 chromosome 11, ASM1917538v2, whole genome shotgun sequence:
- the LOC132618022 gene encoding peroxidase 3-like, whose protein sequence is MASFGNWGNFLVLCILLGIVSSSNAQLQLNFYAKSCPQAEKIIQDYVQKQIPNAPSLAAALLRMHFHDCFVRGCDGSVLLNFTSSTKNQTEKVAVPNQTLRGFSFIDGVKKAVEAECPGVVSCADIVALVARDSVVVTGGPYWNVPTGRRDGRISNASEALANIPPPTSNFSSLQTSFASKGLDLKDLVLLSGAHTIGVSHCPSFSSRLYNFTGVWGKQDPSLDSGYAANLKMKKCKSINDNTTIVEMDPGSSSKFDLSYFKLVLKRKGLFQSDAALTKSATTKSYINQLVQGSLKQFNAEFGLAMEKMGTIEVKTGSAGEIRKHCAVVNS, encoded by the exons ATGGCTAGTTTTGGCAATTGGGGTAATTTTCTTGTGCTGTGTATTTTACTAGGAATAGTGAGTTCTAGCAATGCTCAGTTACAACTCAACTTCTATGCAAAGAGCTGCCCACAAGCAGAGAAGATAATTCAAGATTATGTGCAAAAACAAATTCCAAATGCTCCATCTCTTGCAGCTGCCTTGCTAAGGATGCATTTCCATGATTGCTTTGTCAGG GGCTGTGATGGTTCTGTACTCCTGAATTTCACTTCGAGCACAAAAAATCAGACTGAAAAAGTGGCTGTTCCTAATCAAACACTGAGAGGTTTCTCATTCATTGATGGTGTGAAGAAAGCAGTTGAAGCTGAATGCCCTGGAGTTGTCTCTTGTGCAGATATTGTTGCCTTGGTTGCTAGAGACTCTGTTGTGGTCACA GGAGGCCCTTACTGGAATGTTCCAACTGGTAGAAGAGATGGAAGAATATCAAACGCCTCGGAAGCCTTGGCAAACATTCCTCCTCCAACTAGTAACTTTTCCAGTCTCCAGACTTCTTTTGCCAGCAAGGGTCTTGACCTAAAAGACTTGGTCCTTTTGTCTG GTGCGCATACCATAGGAGTCTCCCACTGCCCCTCATTTTCATCACGTTTATACAATTTTACCGGAGTTTGGGGCAAACAAGATCCATCTCTAGACAGCGGATATGCAGCTAATCTTAAGATGAAGAAATGCAAATCAATCAATGACAATACCACAATTGTTGAAATGGATCCTGGCAGTTCAAGTAAATTTGATCTTAGCTACTTTAAGCTAGTGCTCAAGAGAAAAGGGCTATTCCAATCTGATGCAGCCTTGACAAAAAGTGCGACAACAAAGTCATACATCAACCAGCTAGTACAAGGATCACTCAAACAATTTAATGCCGAATTTGGTCTAGCCATGGAGAAAATGGGCACGATTGAAGTCAAGACAGGCTCTGCTGGTGAGATTAGGAAGCACTGTGCAGTCGTGAATAGTTAA